In a single window of the Bacteroidota bacterium genome:
- a CDS encoding altronate dehydratase family protein codes for MPDVLTAPRALRIHETDTVAVAVEALEAGAEVLGVTLRADVPAGHKIALVPHAEGDAVVKYGFPIGRATEAIAPGEWVHSHNLATRLSGEDEYSYDPVDTDRPAARDVPTWAGYRRPDGRVGTRNELWVLNTVGCVNRAAERIARAVDARFGPEGEGVIDGAHAFAHPYGCSQLGDDLGHTRQLLARLAAHPNAGGVLVLGLGCENNQLDAFLQEADRTDGRVRGFAAQHVLDEVEEGTTLAEEIVGLMRSDQRETVSAADLVLGFKCGGSDGFSGVTANPLVGRVADRVAAWGGRGILTEVPEMFGAERVLMQRATDRGVFERTVDLVNDFKRYFLDHNQPVYENPSPGNKDGGLTTLEEKSLGAIQKGGRAPVAEVVRYTGRASVPGHDGFRPGLALLESPGNDGVSSTALTAAGAALVLFTTGRGTPLGFPAPTVKIATNDAVAARKPHWIDFSAGPLLTGEADLDGLADRFVADLLAIASGRRRTRNETNDYREIAIWKAGVTL; via the coding sequence ATGCCGGACGTGCTCACCGCGCCGCGCGCGCTCCGTATCCACGAGACCGACACCGTCGCCGTCGCCGTCGAGGCGCTGGAAGCAGGAGCCGAGGTGCTTGGCGTGACGCTGCGCGCGGACGTGCCGGCCGGGCACAAAATCGCGCTCGTCCCACACGCCGAGGGCGACGCCGTGGTCAAATACGGCTTCCCGATTGGCCGCGCGACTGAGGCCATCGCGCCGGGCGAGTGGGTTCACAGCCATAACCTCGCCACCAGGCTGAGCGGCGAGGACGAATACAGCTACGATCCTGTCGACACCGACCGGCCCGCCGCGCGCGACGTGCCGACGTGGGCGGGCTACCGCCGCCCGGACGGGCGCGTCGGGACGCGCAACGAGCTGTGGGTGCTCAACACCGTCGGCTGCGTCAACCGCGCCGCCGAGCGGATCGCCCGCGCCGTCGACGCCCGGTTCGGTCCCGAAGGCGAGGGCGTGATCGACGGCGCCCACGCCTTCGCCCACCCTTACGGCTGCTCCCAACTCGGCGACGACCTCGGGCACACGCGCCAGCTCCTCGCCCGCCTCGCGGCGCACCCGAACGCGGGTGGCGTCCTCGTGCTCGGCCTCGGCTGCGAGAACAACCAGCTCGACGCCTTCCTCCAGGAGGCCGACCGGACCGACGGACGCGTCCGGGGCTTCGCCGCGCAGCACGTCCTCGACGAGGTGGAGGAGGGGACGACGCTCGCCGAGGAGATCGTGGGCCTCATGCGGTCGGACCAACGGGAGACGGTCTCGGCGGCGGACCTCGTGCTCGGGTTCAAGTGCGGCGGCTCGGACGGATTCTCGGGCGTGACGGCCAACCCGCTCGTCGGGCGCGTCGCCGACCGCGTCGCGGCGTGGGGCGGGCGCGGGATTCTCACCGAGGTCCCCGAGATGTTCGGGGCCGAGCGCGTGCTGATGCAACGCGCCACTGACCGGGGCGTGTTCGAGCGGACGGTCGACCTCGTGAACGACTTCAAGCGCTACTTCCTCGACCACAACCAGCCGGTCTACGAGAACCCCTCGCCCGGCAACAAAGACGGCGGGCTGACGACGCTGGAGGAGAAGTCGCTCGGCGCGATCCAGAAGGGCGGGCGGGCCCCCGTGGCCGAGGTCGTCCGCTACACCGGGCGCGCGAGTGTGCCGGGGCACGACGGCTTCCGGCCCGGCCTCGCCCTCCTCGAAAGCCCCGGCAACGACGGCGTCTCCTCGACCGCGCTGACCGCGGCGGGCGCGGCGCTCGTCCTCTTCACGACGGGCCGCGGTACGCCCCTCGGCTTCCCTGCCCCGACCGTCAAGATCGCCACCAACGACGCCGTCGCCGCGCGTAAGCCGCACTGGATCGACTTCAGCGCCGGCCCCCTCCTCACCGGCGAGGCCGACCTCGACGGGCTCGCCGACCGCTTCGTGGCCGACCTCCTCGCCATTGCCTCGGGCCGCCGCCGGACGCGCAACGAGACCAACGACTACCGCGAGATCGCGATCTGGAAAGCGGGGGTGACGTTGTGA
- a CDS encoding bifunctional 4-hydroxy-2-oxoglutarate aldolase/2-dehydro-3-deoxy-phosphogluconate aldolase has product MNPLLIDRPATDTREGVVDWIARDGAVAVVRTDRPDRLVETAKALAVGGVVTFEVTMTVPNALDAIRAVCREMRGSVLVGAGSVLDAATAEAAVEAGARYVVSPVFRPAVIEAAHAAGAAAMPGCFTPTEILAATDAGADVVKVFPAGVLGIPFFKGVLAPMPHLRLMPTGGVSLDNAGDWLRAGAVAVGVGSALVDAHAVANEDWRALTRNAARLRASIDAVRGGEQ; this is encoded by the coding sequence ATGAATCCGCTGCTGATCGACCGACCCGCCACCGACACCCGCGAGGGCGTCGTCGACTGGATCGCGCGCGACGGGGCCGTGGCCGTCGTCCGCACCGACCGGCCCGACCGGCTCGTCGAGACCGCGAAGGCCCTCGCGGTGGGCGGCGTGGTCACCTTCGAGGTGACGATGACCGTGCCGAACGCGCTCGACGCCATCCGCGCCGTGTGCCGCGAGATGCGCGGCTCGGTCCTCGTCGGGGCCGGGAGCGTGCTCGACGCCGCGACGGCCGAGGCCGCCGTCGAGGCCGGGGCGCGCTACGTCGTCAGCCCCGTCTTCCGGCCTGCCGTCATCGAGGCCGCGCACGCCGCCGGGGCCGCTGCCATGCCCGGCTGCTTCACCCCGACCGAGATCCTCGCCGCCACCGACGCCGGGGCCGACGTGGTGAAGGTCTTCCCGGCGGGCGTCCTCGGCATCCCGTTCTTCAAGGGCGTCCTCGCCCCGATGCCGCACCTCCGCCTGATGCCCACCGGCGGCGTCTCGCTCGATAATGCGGGCGACTGGCTCCGCGCCGGGGCCGTCGCCGTCGGGGTCGGCAGCGCGCTCGTGGACGCGCACGCCGTGGCCAACGAGGACTGGCGCGCGCTGACGCGCAACGCCGCCCGGCTCCGCGCCTCCATCGACGCCGTGCGCGGGGGCGAGCAATGA
- a CDS encoding DASS family sodium-coupled anion symporter: MTPTPTVSPPPETGTTAAQRVGLVAGLAAFGVLLALPAPEGLGEAGWGAAAVAVLMAVWWMTEALPIAATSLVPLAAFPLLGVAGIRDAAAPYASPIIFLFLGGFLLAKGMERWDLHRRLALSVVARVGTRPRRIVLGLMLAAAALSMGISNTATAVMMLPIALSVAELAHRDEVGTEAEDRRFALVLMLGVAYACSVGGLGTLIGTPTNAFFAGFVEETYGVEVSFAGWLVVGLPLVVIGIALAYTLLVRVVFPVRLPEIPGGQAFIRERLAALGPVSRGEWTVGAVFGIVALLWITRPLLEAVVPGLSDPGLAMLGALALFALPVRTAGGHAVRALDWATAKTLPWGILLLFGGGLSLASAISSTGLASWIGEALAAFGALPTFVLVGIVVVVIVFLTELTSNTATAAAFLPVLAALAVSTGTAPLLLLVPATVAASCAFMLPVATPPNAIVYGSGYLTVGQMARAGVWLNLAFALLVTLLAVVFVPLLAGTTLPRLGG; this comes from the coding sequence ATGACCCCGACCCCCACCGTTTCCCCTCCGCCCGAGACCGGGACGACGGCGGCGCAGCGCGTCGGCCTCGTCGCGGGGCTGGCGGCGTTCGGCGTGCTGCTCGCGCTGCCCGCGCCGGAGGGATTGGGCGAGGCCGGATGGGGCGCGGCGGCGGTCGCCGTGCTGATGGCGGTGTGGTGGATGACCGAGGCCCTGCCGATTGCGGCGACCTCGCTCGTCCCGCTCGCGGCGTTCCCGCTCCTGGGCGTGGCCGGCATCCGGGACGCGGCGGCCCCCTACGCGAGCCCGATCATCTTCCTCTTCCTCGGCGGGTTCCTCCTGGCGAAGGGGATGGAGCGGTGGGACCTCCACCGGCGGCTCGCGCTCTCGGTCGTGGCGCGCGTCGGGACGCGGCCGCGGCGGATCGTGCTCGGGTTGATGCTCGCCGCCGCCGCGCTCTCGATGGGCATCTCGAACACCGCGACGGCTGTGATGATGCTCCCGATTGCGCTCTCGGTGGCTGAACTCGCCCACCGCGACGAGGTCGGGACCGAGGCCGAGGACCGACGGTTCGCGCTCGTGCTGATGCTCGGGGTCGCCTACGCCTGCTCGGTCGGCGGCCTCGGGACGCTCATCGGGACGCCGACGAACGCGTTCTTCGCAGGCTTCGTCGAGGAGACCTACGGCGTCGAGGTGTCGTTCGCGGGGTGGCTCGTGGTCGGGCTGCCGCTGGTGGTGATTGGAATCGCGCTCGCGTACACGCTCCTCGTGCGTGTCGTCTTCCCGGTGCGGCTGCCGGAGATTCCGGGCGGGCAGGCGTTTATCCGCGAGCGGCTGGCGGCGCTCGGACCCGTCAGCCGGGGCGAGTGGACGGTCGGGGCCGTCTTCGGGATTGTGGCGCTGCTGTGGATCACGCGTCCCCTCCTCGAAGCCGTCGTGCCTGGCCTCTCCGATCCCGGCCTGGCGATGCTCGGCGCGCTCGCGCTCTTCGCGCTCCCGGTGCGGACCGCTGGCGGGCACGCGGTGCGGGCGCTCGACTGGGCGACGGCGAAGACGCTCCCGTGGGGCATCCTGCTCCTCTTCGGCGGCGGCCTCTCGCTCGCTTCGGCTATTTCCAGTACCGGCCTCGCCTCGTGGATCGGCGAAGCCCTCGCCGCCTTCGGCGCGCTCCCGACGTTTGTCCTCGTCGGGATCGTCGTCGTGGTGATCGTCTTCCTGACCGAACTGACGAGCAACACGGCGACCGCTGCCGCTTTCCTCCCGGTTCTCGCAGCCCTCGCCGTCTCGACCGGCACCGCGCCGCTCCTCCTCCTCGTCCCGGCGACCGTCGCCGCAAGCTGCGCGTTCATGCTCCCCGTCGCCACGCCGCCCAACGCGATCGTCTACGGGAGCGGCTACCTGACCGTCGGGCAGATGGCCCGCGCCGGTGTCTGGCTGAACCTCGCCTTCGCGCTTCTCGTCACGCTCCTCGCCGTCGTGTTCGTCCCGCTCCTCGCGGGCACGACGCTACCGAGGCTGGGAGGATGA
- a CDS encoding four helix bundle protein, with protein sequence MRVKELRVYERSVELRKAVFAASKAWPKEEQYALTDQARRSSRSVSANLAEAWAKRRYPKHFVSKLTDALGEAEETSVWLDVALECGYLNAARHDVLVDLCDHLAAGLVKMMRYPEQWCGPSSLVREDPTPYNANGESNL encoded by the coding sequence ATGCGAGTCAAAGAACTGCGCGTTTACGAACGATCCGTTGAGCTTCGGAAGGCGGTCTTCGCCGCGTCGAAGGCGTGGCCGAAGGAGGAGCAATATGCCCTCACCGATCAAGCGCGGCGCTCGTCACGCAGCGTCTCGGCGAACCTAGCCGAGGCATGGGCGAAACGTCGCTACCCCAAACATTTCGTCAGCAAGCTCACCGACGCCCTCGGCGAAGCGGAAGAGACGAGCGTATGGCTCGATGTAGCTCTCGAGTGTGGCTACCTCAACGCTGCGAGGCACGATGTGCTCGTCGATTTGTGCGACCACCTCGCCGCCGGTCTCGTCAAGATGATGCGCTACCCGGAACAGTGGTGCGGCCCCTCGTCTCTCGTCCGCGAAGACCCCACACCATACAACGCAAACGGAGAATCCAACCTCTAA
- a CDS encoding mandelate racemase/muconate lactonizing enzyme family protein yields MPSRRHFLRSSAALPLAAAAPSAAFAAEPSAGPTVYDGPLRGVAPVTVTEVDAFYVGAALFTRVRTSAGVTGWGEADRAGAGPGIVDALIDRIDRQVEGRDLFDADPLFTDLYFRSDDMGRGGLITSAISGIDLALWDARGKVLGRPCYQLIGGAYRKEIPVYGSFSRDGGDRTPADMARIAAGFVEIGFKAVKARMDIRQTNVDPVDDPTFEVVAAIRSEIGDEFPLYVDANNGYSAARAIEVGRRLYEEYNVSVFEEPVGYTNYADHAEVSDALDGIQVAAGEHEYTRWQFRDLIVQGRPDVVNPDLIRAGGLTEGRHIAALCSAFDLPIAVHSTRPTLGTAAHLHYVASVLRADRPQEHPGPDKAPELWDLFETQVLPENGMIAVPEAPGLGLVPKEGAIEAAAKAYADRQ; encoded by the coding sequence ATGCCTTCGCGCCGCCACTTCCTCCGGTCCTCCGCCGCGCTGCCGCTCGCGGCCGCCGCGCCGAGTGCCGCCTTCGCCGCCGAGCCTTCGGCGGGCCCGACGGTCTACGACGGGCCGCTGCGGGGCGTCGCGCCGGTCACCGTCACCGAGGTGGACGCCTTCTACGTCGGGGCGGCGCTCTTCACGCGCGTCCGCACGAGCGCGGGCGTCACAGGTTGGGGTGAAGCCGACCGCGCCGGCGCCGGGCCGGGCATCGTCGACGCCCTCATCGACCGCATCGACCGGCAGGTCGAGGGCCGTGACCTCTTCGACGCCGACCCCCTCTTCACCGACCTCTACTTCCGCTCGGACGACATGGGCCGCGGCGGCCTCATCACGAGCGCGATCTCCGGCATCGACCTCGCGCTGTGGGACGCGCGCGGCAAGGTGCTCGGGCGGCCCTGCTACCAGCTCATCGGCGGGGCGTACCGCAAAGAGATCCCCGTCTACGGCTCGTTCTCCCGCGACGGCGGCGACCGGACGCCCGCCGACATGGCCCGCATCGCCGCCGGGTTCGTGGAGATCGGGTTCAAGGCTGTCAAGGCGCGGATGGACATCCGGCAGACCAACGTCGACCCCGTGGACGACCCGACGTTCGAGGTCGTCGCCGCGATCCGCTCCGAGATCGGCGACGAGTTTCCGCTCTACGTCGACGCCAACAACGGGTACTCGGCCGCGCGCGCGATTGAGGTCGGGCGGCGGCTCTACGAGGAGTACAACGTCTCGGTCTTCGAGGAGCCGGTCGGCTACACCAACTACGCCGACCACGCCGAGGTCTCGGACGCGCTCGACGGCATCCAGGTCGCCGCCGGCGAGCACGAGTACACGCGCTGGCAGTTCCGCGACCTCATCGTGCAGGGCCGCCCCGACGTCGTCAACCCCGACCTGATCCGGGCGGGCGGGCTGACCGAGGGCCGCCACATCGCCGCGCTCTGCTCCGCCTTCGACCTCCCGATCGCGGTCCACTCGACGCGCCCGACGCTCGGCACGGCGGCGCACCTCCACTACGTCGCCTCGGTCCTCCGCGCCGACCGCCCGCAGGAGCACCCCGGCCCGGACAAGGCTCCCGAACTGTGGGACCTCTTCGAGACCCAGGTGCTGCCCGAGAACGGGATGATCGCCGTGCCCGAAGCGCCCGGCCTCGGCCTCGTCCCGAAGGAGGGCGCGATCGAAGCCGCCGCCAAAGCCTACGCCGACCGACAGTGA
- a CDS encoding glycosyl hydrolase family 28 protein, with protein sequence MTDHGAVAGDERLDTGAVQAAIDACAGRGGGTVWVPAGTFDTGTLRLRSRVRLHLDAGAVLRGSTNLADYPLLPELAGDNPGRRRALLAACDAEDVALIGTGMLDGRGPDFAYDLETGEETEGRPMFWTLFQDVERLTVRDVTLRDATGWTLNLQRVEDATIDGVRILNDPRSRNTDGIGLRGARNVRIANVHIDTGDDAIVFKAGSGRPVEHVTVTNSVLSSDDAAIKFGTRTEEAMRHVLIQNVAIRDSRYGVAVFMKDGGTVEDVRVENVSFSGEATRHRTEYPLYLDLDRRDEASPLGVVRRFTVRGLDAATRGNVLIAGRADAPIEDLTLDGVTLRIADPVPLGGLRKPGGKRGLDPTPGSVDLAPVEAHLTLGHIDGLTLRDVTITGPGRRPLHLEAVTNVRFEGITLSDG encoded by the coding sequence GTGACCGACCACGGCGCGGTGGCGGGCGACGAGCGGCTCGACACCGGAGCCGTGCAGGCCGCCATCGACGCCTGCGCCGGGCGCGGGGGCGGGACGGTCTGGGTTCCGGCGGGGACCTTCGACACGGGCACGCTCCGCCTCCGCAGCCGCGTCCGGCTCCACCTCGACGCCGGGGCCGTCCTCCGCGGCTCGACGAACCTCGCCGACTATCCGCTCCTGCCCGAACTCGCGGGCGACAACCCCGGACGCCGTCGGGCACTCCTCGCCGCCTGCGACGCCGAGGACGTGGCCCTCATCGGGACCGGCATGCTCGACGGGCGTGGGCCGGACTTCGCCTACGACCTCGAGACCGGCGAGGAGACCGAGGGCCGGCCGATGTTCTGGACCCTCTTCCAGGATGTCGAGCGCCTCACGGTCCGCGACGTGACCCTCCGCGACGCCACGGGTTGGACGCTCAACCTCCAGCGCGTCGAGGACGCGACCATCGACGGCGTCCGCATCCTCAACGACCCGCGAAGCCGCAACACGGACGGCATCGGGCTGCGCGGGGCGCGCAACGTCCGCATCGCAAACGTCCACATCGACACTGGCGACGACGCCATCGTCTTCAAGGCGGGCAGCGGGCGCCCGGTCGAGCACGTCACCGTCACAAACTCGGTGCTCTCGTCCGACGACGCGGCGATCAAGTTCGGGACGCGGACCGAGGAGGCGATGCGGCACGTCCTCATCCAGAACGTCGCCATCCGCGACTCGCGCTACGGCGTGGCCGTCTTCATGAAGGACGGCGGGACGGTGGAAGATGTCCGCGTCGAGAACGTCAGCTTCTCCGGCGAGGCGACGCGCCACCGCACCGAGTACCCGCTCTACCTCGACCTCGACCGGCGCGACGAGGCCAGCCCACTCGGGGTCGTTCGCCGTTTCACCGTGCGCGGCCTCGACGCGGCGACGCGCGGCAACGTCCTCATCGCCGGCCGCGCCGACGCGCCGATTGAGGACCTCACGCTCGACGGCGTCACGCTCCGCATTGCCGATCCGGTCCCGCTCGGCGGCCTCCGCAAGCCCGGCGGCAAGCGAGGCCTCGACCCGACGCCCGGCTCGGTAGACCTCGCACCGGTTGAGGCGCACCTCACGCTCGGGCACATTGACGGGTTGACGCTCCGCGACGTGACCATCACCGGCCCCGGTCGCCGCCCGCTCCACCTCGAAGCCGTCACGAACGTCCGATTCGAAGGCATCACGCTCAGCGACGGATAA
- a CDS encoding PQQ-binding-like beta-propeller repeat protein — MRILALALLTAAPVLAQPQAVARYDDKRLALNPVWTRLADVHGEAGSVESVEFSYDGTRLVSGTKFDYTVIVWRTSDGAELWRRTLPAEIERVAWNPDGSTVASVSEDRVLRVFDAETGETMREATLTAGIDGLAWSHDGRFLAAGEEYSRTADGERQGLVRVYAMPALEQVKLFDLGHTANEVDFSEDDRYLAATGNDGLLKVWEVETEQLVLDIDEDISLSDDNPYHHSITVQFSPDGQYLATGDTEGLLHLYAFPSGELVRRFDRSGHKIESVQWTPDGQYLVTVGNDPYLRMFRLDDILGPDRVYTALQVHIGDQAEYVDVSRNGALVATANQDGAIRLFVLMGEDPGLNERRHRAVRAEQDAADRARRR, encoded by the coding sequence ATGCGCATACTCGCCCTCGCCTTGCTCACCGCTGCGCCGGTGCTCGCCCAGCCCCAGGCTGTCGCTCGGTACGACGACAAGCGGCTCGCGCTCAACCCCGTCTGGACGCGCCTCGCCGACGTCCACGGCGAGGCCGGGTCGGTCGAGTCGGTCGAGTTCTCGTACGACGGGACGCGACTCGTCTCGGGGACGAAGTTCGACTACACCGTGATCGTGTGGCGGACCTCCGACGGCGCGGAGCTGTGGCGGCGCACGCTGCCGGCCGAGATCGAGCGGGTCGCGTGGAACCCCGACGGGAGCACCGTCGCGTCTGTGAGCGAGGACCGCGTGCTCCGCGTCTTCGACGCCGAGACCGGCGAGACCATGAGGGAGGCGACGCTGACGGCCGGCATCGACGGCCTCGCGTGGAGCCACGACGGGCGCTTTCTCGCCGCGGGCGAAGAGTACAGCCGGACCGCCGACGGCGAGCGCCAGGGCCTCGTCCGCGTCTACGCCATGCCCGCGCTGGAGCAGGTCAAGCTCTTCGACCTCGGCCACACCGCCAACGAGGTGGACTTCTCGGAGGACGACCGCTACCTCGCCGCGACCGGCAACGACGGCCTTCTCAAAGTCTGGGAGGTCGAGACCGAGCAACTCGTGCTCGACATCGACGAGGACATCTCGCTCTCAGACGACAACCCGTACCACCACTCGATCACCGTCCAGTTCTCGCCTGACGGGCAGTACCTCGCCACCGGCGACACCGAGGGGCTGCTGCACCTCTACGCGTTTCCCTCCGGCGAGCTCGTCCGACGCTTCGACCGGAGCGGGCACAAGATCGAGTCGGTCCAGTGGACGCCCGACGGACAGTACCTCGTGACCGTCGGCAACGACCCGTACCTCCGGATGTTCAGGCTCGACGACATCCTCGGGCCGGACCGCGTCTACACCGCGCTCCAGGTCCACATCGGCGACCAGGCCGAGTACGTGGACGTCTCCCGCAACGGGGCGCTTGTGGCGACGGCGAACCAGGACGGCGCGATCCGCCTGTTCGTCCTGATGGGCGAGGACCCCGGCCTCAACGAGCGCCGCCACCGCGCGGTCCGCGCCGAGCAGGACGCCGCCGACCGCGCCCGCCGACGATGA
- a CDS encoding tagaturonate reductase, with the protein MPLPRLDRHHAPDAPPEHPVRVVQFGTGALLRGLVDDAFDLANRAGSWDGRAVVVSQTGSGRGVAFNEQDGLYTLVVRGIEDGEAVERTRVVGAVARALSAQDDWDDVLALARDENVGLVVSNTTEVGLTWDEEDDPEAAPPRSFPAKLAAWLRARQEALGDGAGVVVLPTELVEGNGERLCSLVLRWGERAGWGETFAAFVRNDCTFTNTLVDRIVPGEPEDAEALQESLGYRDDLLTAAEVYRLWAIEGNDDLAERLPFADGAEPGVIVVPSVEPYRLRKVRLLNAAHTLLVPVALGCGCATVREAVEGERVGAFVRRLLFGELVPATERELEAAGHDPLIAAPFARAVLERFANPFIRHDLVSITLQQTMKLDVRAVPAVRALAETGTVPEAVALGFAAFLLLHRAATGMESDSPLVFAATDLLTDDRADAVRESWRRRPDAAAVVAHSVLADRTLWSDNLTDLPGVGSAFADTVARFTEQGLDRGVPMLLDALPNRRKGERARGREGEEE; encoded by the coding sequence ATGCCCCTTCCTCGACTCGACCGCCACCACGCGCCTGACGCACCGCCCGAGCATCCCGTCCGCGTGGTGCAGTTCGGCACGGGCGCGCTGCTCCGCGGCTTGGTGGACGACGCCTTCGACCTCGCCAATCGTGCCGGGTCGTGGGACGGCCGCGCCGTTGTCGTGAGCCAGACCGGGAGCGGGCGTGGGGTCGCGTTCAACGAGCAGGACGGGCTGTACACGCTCGTCGTGCGAGGCATCGAAGACGGCGAGGCGGTCGAGCGAACCCGCGTCGTCGGCGCGGTGGCGCGGGCACTCTCAGCGCAGGACGACTGGGACGACGTGCTCGCGCTCGCCCGCGACGAAAACGTGGGCCTCGTCGTCTCGAACACGACCGAGGTGGGGCTGACGTGGGACGAAGAGGACGACCCCGAGGCGGCCCCGCCGCGCTCGTTCCCGGCCAAGCTCGCGGCGTGGCTGCGGGCGCGGCAGGAGGCACTCGGCGACGGTGCGGGCGTCGTCGTGCTCCCGACGGAGCTCGTCGAGGGCAACGGCGAGCGGCTTTGCAGCCTCGTCCTCCGCTGGGGTGAGCGTGCCGGGTGGGGCGAGACTTTCGCCGCCTTCGTCCGCAACGACTGCACGTTCACCAACACCCTCGTCGACCGGATCGTCCCCGGCGAGCCGGAGGACGCCGAGGCGTTGCAAGAAAGCCTCGGGTACCGCGACGACCTGCTCACCGCCGCCGAGGTCTACCGGCTGTGGGCCATCGAAGGGAACGACGACCTCGCCGAGCGCCTGCCGTTCGCGGATGGAGCCGAGCCAGGCGTGATCGTCGTGCCGAGCGTCGAGCCGTACCGGCTGCGCAAAGTGCGGCTGCTCAACGCGGCCCACACGCTCCTCGTCCCGGTCGCCCTCGGCTGCGGGTGCGCGACCGTCCGCGAGGCCGTCGAAGGCGAGCGCGTCGGTGCCTTCGTCCGCCGCCTGCTCTTCGGCGAGCTCGTCCCCGCGACCGAGCGCGAGCTGGAAGCGGCGGGGCACGACCCGTTGATCGCCGCGCCGTTCGCCCGCGCCGTGCTCGAGCGCTTCGCCAACCCGTTCATCCGGCACGACCTCGTCTCGATCACGCTCCAGCAGACGATGAAGCTCGACGTCCGCGCCGTGCCTGCCGTCCGCGCCCTTGCCGAGACCGGTACCGTGCCCGAGGCCGTTGCACTCGGCTTCGCCGCGTTCCTGCTCCTGCACCGCGCCGCGACGGGCATGGAGTCCGACTCGCCCCTCGTCTTCGCCGCGACCGACCTCCTCACCGACGACCGCGCCGATGCCGTCCGCGAGTCGTGGCGCCGCCGCCCCGATGCCGCTGCCGTCGTCGCCCACTCGGTCCTCGCCGACCGCACGCTCTGGAGCGACAACCTGACCGACCTCCCCGGCGTCGGCTCCGCCTTCGCCGACACCGTCGCCCGCTTCACCGAGCAGGGCCTCGACCGAGGCGTTCCGATGCTCCTCGATGCTCTGCCGAACAGACGGAAGGGCGAGAGGGCGAGAGGGCGAGAGGGCGAAGAGGAGTAG
- a CDS encoding mannonate dehydratase has product MTLTFRWYGPDDPVRLDHVRQIPGVEGIVSALHAVPPGEAWPRDAVAAHREQIEVAGLRWSVVESIPVAESVKLGADGRDTAIDAFCRSLDAVGAEGIGTVCYNFMPVFDWTRTDLALRLPDGSTTLAYRHADLPEIEAKLASGGLPGWMTAFDPDDLAALRAAYAEIDAERLWDHLAYFLDAVVPVAEAAGVRLAIHPDDPPWPVFGLPRIVTSGAALRRVCGLVDSPANGVCLCTGSLGADPSEATLLPATVHSLAGRTHFVHLRNVRHSAAHADGAHDFAETAHPDGAVDFAAVLRALAETGFRGPARPDHGRMVWSEVGQEGVRPGYGLYDRALGAAYLLGLWTAVSQRAEGSGQRAENNHLVSITSPENR; this is encoded by the coding sequence ATGACTCTCACCTTCCGCTGGTACGGACCGGACGACCCCGTCCGCCTCGACCACGTCCGGCAGATTCCGGGCGTCGAGGGGATCGTAAGCGCGCTGCACGCCGTGCCGCCGGGCGAGGCGTGGCCGCGCGACGCCGTGGCTGCGCACCGCGAGCAGATCGAGGTGGCGGGGCTGCGCTGGAGCGTGGTCGAGAGCATCCCCGTCGCCGAGTCGGTCAAGCTCGGGGCGGACGGCCGCGACACCGCTATCGACGCCTTCTGCCGTAGCCTCGACGCGGTCGGCGCGGAGGGTATCGGGACGGTGTGCTACAACTTCATGCCCGTCTTCGACTGGACGCGGACCGACCTCGCGCTCCGCCTCCCCGACGGCTCGACGACGCTCGCGTACCGCCACGCCGACCTGCCCGAGATCGAGGCCAAGCTCGCGTCGGGCGGGCTGCCGGGGTGGATGACGGCGTTCGACCCGGACGACCTCGCGGCGCTGCGGGCGGCCTACGCCGAGATCGACGCCGAGCGGCTGTGGGACCACCTCGCCTACTTTCTCGACGCCGTCGTGCCCGTCGCTGAAGCTGCGGGTGTCCGTCTTGCGATCCACCCGGACGACCCGCCGTGGCCGGTCTTCGGGCTGCCGCGCATCGTGACGAGCGGGGCGGCACTGCGGCGCGTCTGCGGCCTCGTGGACAGTCCCGCCAACGGCGTCTGCCTCTGCACCGGCTCGCTCGGGGCCGATCCCTCCGAGGCCACGCTGCTGCCTGCGACGGTTCACTCGCTCGCCGGGCGCACCCACTTCGTGCATCTCCGCAACGTCCGCCACAGCGCGGCCCACGCGGACGGCGCGCACGACTTCGCCGAGACCGCGCACCCCGACGGAGCCGTGGACTTCGCCGCCGTCCTCCGCGCCCTCGCCGAGACTGGCTTCCGCGGCCCCGCCCGCCCCGACCACGGGCGGATGGTCTGGTCCGAAGTCGGGCAGGAGGGCGTGCGCCCCGGCTACGGGCTGTACGACCGGGCGCTCGGCGCGGCCTACCTCCTCGGCCTCTGGACCGCCGTGAGTCAGCGAGCAGAAGGCAGCGGGCAGCGAGCAGAAAACAACCATCTAGTGTCTATCACTTCACCTGAAAATCGATGA